A stretch of DNA from Natrinema halophilum:
CCGAAACGACGGGGCTTCCCGCAGGCGATCTCAATCGGTACGTCAACGGGCACGTTCTCCCGGGAACCGACCGTGCGCTCGAGGTAGTCGAGGATCTCGGGCGGGAGGCACTGGCCGGTGAACTCGAGGCGCGGATTCGCGTCGACGACGAAGGATACGTTGACAACTCCGCAACTGTCTTCGACCAGCCGTTCCTCGATCTCGCAGCGCCGGTCGTCGCCACCGGGTTCGATTTCGAACGACCGGACGTCGTCCTCACCGCCGCGACCGACGGGATCACGCTCGCGGCAGCACTCGCGAGTTACTACGGCGTCCGGTGTGCCTACGCTAAAAAGCGCAAGGAGACCGCAGTCGAGGAGTTCATCGAGGCACGCCAGCGTCTCGAGTCAGGGATCGAGCTCACCTACTACCTGCCTGCATCCGCCATCGAACCCGGCGAAACCGTTCTGGTCGTCGACGACCTCATCCGGTCGGGCGAAACACAAGAACTGCTGTTGGACATCGCTCACACTGCCGAGGCCGACGTTGGCGGCGTCTTCGCTCTCATCGCGGCCGGCGAAGATGGTATCGGGCGCGCCCGAGAACGAACCGACGCACCGGTCGGTGCGCTCACGAGCGTTTGAACGCGCGCGACCCGAATCACGGTCGCCGATCGTCGGGGAAGGGACGACGATACGGTTCGGACTGCTGGGTCAGCTCGGAAGGAGTAGGCTGCTTTCACAGACCTCCAAATCGGAAGCAGTAGACCTCCCGATCGGAAGCAGTGGGCCATGCGAATGGTTGCCACATTATTAATCATTAGGTTTATGGTGGTCCCGGTAGTCGGTGGTGGTACGCACATGACGAAGACAGTCATCCTCGGTGTGATCGGGTCGGACGCTCACGTCGTGGGGATCACAATCCTGGAACAGGCGCTGGAGGCAGCCGGATTCGACGTCGTCAACCTGGGAGTCCAGAGCTCTCAAGAGGAATTCGTCGAAGCCGCATCCGCCAACGACGCCGAGGCTGTACTCGTCTCATCACTCTACGGCCACGCCAAGCAGGACTGCGAGGGGTTCCACCAGCGGATCGCGGAGGCAGACCTCGACGTCACGACGTACATCGGTGGCAACCTCGCCGTTGGTCAGGACGACTTCACCGAGACTCGTTCGTTTTTCCGCAGGATGGGATTCGATCGGGTTTTCGACTCCGAAACCGATCCCGAAGAAGCCATCGAGGCCCTGAAGGCCGATCTGGACATGCGCTCGACCGAACAGGAAGGACAGACCGTCTCGGTTTGAAGATCGATTCATCCCGACGGGCGACAGTTCCCGACCGTTGGATGGTGTAGCTTACGTTGTGACCTTCACTCGTCGGCTAAAGCAGTTCCCCTTCGTATCGGACGGGTCCATCACTAGTACGGGCAACTCGTCATGAGCCCGATTCGTTACGAACTCGGCCCGTGACCAACTCGCTTACCGGACGATCGTTACTGGCACCGGCGACCGGCGGGCGACCGTCTCGGCGACGCTACCAAGGAGAATCCGGCTCGCCCCCGTTCGACCGTGGCTGCCGATGACGATGTGATCGACACCCTGTTCCTCGGCGTACTCGACGATCGACCGCGAGACGCTGCCGATAACGTGATCCGTATCGATCTCGAGGCCGTATTCGGCCGCCTGTTCGCGCGCCTCGTCGAGAATCTCCTCGGCTCGTTCCTCGTGGTGGCCCTGTATCTCGTCGTAATTTGCCATCGCGGTTCCTTCCATACCGCCGACCGCGTAGAAATCTCCCGGGTCGAGAACGTTCAACGCGGTGATCGTCGCATCCGAATACTCCGTACAGGCGAACTCGAGAGCTGCTGTCGACTGAGTCGAATCGTCGACCGCTACCAGAACGTGCCGGGACATAGCCGGCGATATGTCCGCATTCGGAATAAGTCCACCTCTTGAACCGACCCACTGAGAACGTAGCTGGATGGGGTGCAGTCGGTTCCCCGAACCGTTCGGATGCTCCTGCAGTCACTGGCGGGGTCGAGGTGGACTGCAGAAAGATCGGCGTTACACAGATCGCGGTGGCTGCAGACGGCGTTACTTGGCGCGGCCCTGTCCACCGGTGTTGGACGGACGAACCTTCTCGGCGCCTTTGCCACGGTTGTTGAGGCCGCGGTTTGCCGTTCCAGCGTTAGTGAGCCCGCGGAACGCGCGGTTCTGGTGGACGTCGTCACAGATCCAGTTGAGGTCGTCGTCGTTCTGGATAGCGGGATGGTTCGGATCGACGAGGATCGCTTCGAACCACTTCTGACTGCCGTCTTCACCGACCCAGTAGCTATTGAGCACGCGCAGGTTAGGGTACTTTCGGGAGACGCGTTCCTCGCCGATACGTTGGATGTTCTTGCGCCGCCCGATGCGGTTGACACCCTGGCGCTTCGAGCGCCGGCCGGCCGTGAATCGCTCCTTTCTGGCGGTCCCCTTACGGACCGAGACGCGAGTCACGACGATACCCTGTTTGGCCTTGTAGCCGAGTTCGCGCGCCTTGTCGAGTCGCGTCGGGCGATCGATCCGTTCGATCGCACCCTGTTTCCGCCACTCCTGCTTGCGCTGCCACTGTAGTTCCCCGAGCTTGCCGTCGTCGGGGTCTTTCCATGCGTCCTTGATGTGGGAATAGAAGCTTCGTGCCATTGTATTCACCCGCGGGCGTTTCCTGGTTCAATCCCGACCGGGGCCGAGCCCCGCGGATCACATCCCGACCTGTGGCGAAGTGCCGTGCAGGTGCCCGCTGATGCCCGCGGACCAGCGAGTCTACTCTCTCTTCCCTACTCTCGAGTATAAGAGCTTCGAACTCGTAGAGCGCGTCCGAACCGGCGATGTTCGGCGCAGTCTGCCGGTCAGCCGGTCTGGGCGTTCGCCCGACGAGAAGCCGTTAGCGCACCGGAACGCGCTCGCGCACGCCCGTCGGCGTAATCCCGTTGACCGTCGCGAAGACGGCTCCCAGGACGAGACCGTAGATGAGGTGGCCGACGCCGAACAGGAGCGCGCCGAACAGTTCCGCTGCCAGTCCCGGAATCGGGAGAAACGGCAGCGGCATCGCGGCGACGCCGGCTCGTTCTATCGCGAGCGGGAACAACACGCCTCCGGCGAAGAGCCCGATGATTGCGCCGAAGATGAGGCCCGCGATAACGTAATCGCTGAACGTCTCCATGTTCTCCTGAATCGTCCGCCTCGAGGCGATAGCGGCGAACAGGAGTCCGAACGCGATGCTTATCATCAGGTGAATGGTCCAGCCGACGCCGACCGCTATTTCAGGCTCCGCTGCGAGCCCGCCCAGTAATTCGATCTGGCGCCCGCCGAAGTGGAGGACGAGCCCCATCGCGATACCGGCGACCAGTCCGCCCGTCAGGCCACCGCCCCACACACCGACGCTGTCGAGGTTGTGCGAGCTATTACCACTCATACTTGGACCTACGGATGCGAGTCTGATTAAGCCGTGCATCGACCGGTATCCGTGAGTGTAGATCGGTTCGGTAGTTCCATCGTATCGACCGATTTCGCCTCGAGGACGTCCGATCGGGGACAACGGGACCGTCAGAAGGGGCCGGTATCTCCATGCGCGATTCCAGGTGATCGGTTCTGGCTCTTCTACCGACGTGGCGAACTCGGAATCCGTGGCAACCATCAGAGCGGCAAACTGTTCGTCCCTTCGAGTGCGTTTTCCGACAGCTCGAATCTATCCGAACGACGGTTTGTGTCTCCCTGAAAGCCGGGGGCAAGCGAGCGACGAACAGGATCGGCCAGGTTTCGTATATCGATATACCATATATCAGCCCGATCGACCATCATCTTTCGCCGATTGATGTGTGAGCGAACGTCCTCTGGGAGGTTCGCAGAAATCACCGATAGCTTCTTACAAATCGTTGTCACACGGTACCAGGGGCAGACGCAGCCCCGAGTAACGGAGCAAAACAGGCGGATAAACAGCGTAGCCGGTCGGGGACTGAAAAAGGCGGTCGATCTCAGACGAAATCGGCGAGCGTCTCGAACGAGTTGGCAGTGATCGAGTCCGCCAGGTCGCTACTCTCGAGATCGTCGGACACGTACTGGGGGTGCTTTCGGCGGAAGTAGCCCACGACGTTCGTCAGATCGCGCTGAAGGAACTCGTCGGCGTTCTCGTGATCCGTCGGGACAGCCTGTGGCCAGTCGAAGATCGTCACACCCTCCTCGTTGACGAAGACGTTGTACTCGCTCATATCAGCGTGAACGTATCCGTGTTCGTACGCGCGCGAGATTTCCGACAGCAACAGATCGAGGACGCCCAGCACTTGTTCGTCCTCGAGTCGCGTCCGCGAGAGTTCGACGCCGTCCATCTTCTCCATGACGATGGCGTGGCGGTTCTGTCCGATCGGTTGGGGAACCGCGACGTCGGGGTAAAGGTCCTCGAGGATCCCGTGTTCGCGTTCGGCGGCCTTCCGCGCGGTGTACATCCAGGAGACGTGTTCGTTGTCCGCCGTGTAATCCCGTTCCTTGTGGACCTCACGGAAGTTCGTGTATCCCTCGCGGTGGTACTTCAGGGCGAGCGGCTTGTACGAGCGGACCTCGTACACGTCGCTTTCCTTCCCGACGCCGAGTGGCGAGCCGAACTCGGAGATCGTATCCTGTTCGACGAGCGCGCGGAGGGCCAGCGTGTCGTAGCCCTCGAACTGGAGGGTGTATCCCTCGTACTGGATCGTCTTTTTCTCGATCAACCCGCGTTTGAGACAGCGTTCGAGTCGGTAATCGACTTCCTCTTCCGAGAGGGAAGCGAACTTCGGAAGCTTCTCTCGCTGGACCCATTCGGAGAAGCGCATCCCCTGTTCGACCCCTGAGAGGAGATAGAAGTCCTCCGCCTCGAGTTCCGGAAGCAATCCGGCGACGTTTCGCACCATACGACGGGATAACCGGCGTGTACGTAAAAACGGCGTGACGGGCGGCGACTACGGCGAGAGGATCGAACGGGAGGACGACACGCCGCTTTTTGATGCCGCCGTTCGCGTCGAGACGCCTTGTCGCGACTCGTTCGATCGCATCCTGGACAGCCGCAAACTGGATATAAACTCGATAGTGCTATATGAAATCTACATTCGAAGGCAAAACGAGTCGCTGTAGACGCGATTTCATCCCTCGGGGAGACGTTCGCTCCGACGGCCACAGTCGGAATCGATTTCACTCTCGTTCCCGTGAACCCGCGTATGACGGCACTGGCCGATCGGGACTGGCGATTGATCCGAGATGTCCCTCGAGACGGCGCGACCCAGATGGCGATCGAAGAGGTCGCTGCACAAACGGCGATCGAAGACGATCTGCGAACGGTCCGAGTCTACTCGTGGAAGCCGAGCACGCTTTCGCTCGGGTACCGTCAGGACCCCGAGACGGTCGACTGGGAATTTTGCGAGCGCGAAGGAATCGGCGTCACGCGTCGGCAGACCGGTGGCGGCGGGATCTATCACGACCGCCATGCGGACATTTCGTACACCATCGTCGCGCCCGCCGACGAGGTCCCCGGAAACCTGATGGACTGTTACGAACTGTTCTGCGAGCCGATCCTCGACGCCTTCGCTCGGATGGGCGTCGATGCCGGCTTCGCATCGGCCGAACGGAACGCGATCTATCACCCTTCCTGTTATCTGCGAGATATCAACCCGGCACACGATATCGTCGCGCCCGTAGATGGAGGCGCGAAGGCGAAAAAGATCAGCGGCAACGCCCAGTATCGCCAGCGCGACGTCGTCATCCAGCACGGATCGATTAGCTACGACCTCGAGGCGCGAAAGCACATCGGGGTCTTCGACGCTGCCCTCGACGACTCGACCTTTACCGACCGGGTGACCAGCATCCGCGACGAAGTGGGTATCGACCGCGATGAGGCCGTCGATTCGGTTGCGTGTGCCCTTCAGGAGTGGTGTGACGCCGACGAGTCCACCTGGCGGGAGGCCGAAATCGAAGCCGCCCGGGATCTCGCCGATCAGAAGTTCGCCACCGACGGGTGGGTTCGCGATCGGGAGGTGCTCGAGGCGGGTGACAGGTGATGGCTGACAGGTGAGCGGTAACGGATACTGGGCGGCGTGACGAGAGTCCCCCTCGTTGTCGAAGAGGATTGTATCGGACGCAGTCACTTGTTTTCTCCGTTCTGAGTTCTCAGCTGGGCGTTTCGATTAAACGCCCTCCGTCAACGAATAAAAGGCAGCAGTCAAACGCTCGCCACTCTCTCAGGTTCGACATATCTATCATGAACCGGTACTGACGGGTAGCTATGAAAGTCGGTGCACACGTTTCGATTTCCGGTTCGCGCGTCTCCTCCGACGAGGAAACACCGCCGTACGACGACGTCCGTAACGCGGTTCCCCGACAGCTCGCGTTCGGCGGCAACTGCGGGCAGATATTCACGACGTCGCCGCAGGTCTGGCAACAGCCCGAAATCAGTGACGAGGCCGCCGACGGCTTTCGGGCGGAAAGCGACGAGCGACTCGAGGGACCATGGGTGATCCACTCGTCGTACCTCGTCAACCTCTGTACGCCGAAAGACGACCTCCGGCGAAAATCGATGGAGAGCATGCAGGCGGAGCTCGATGCCGCGGACAAACTCGGAATTCCGTACGTCAACGTCCACCTCGGCGCGCACACCGGGGCCGGCGTCGAAGGCGGTCTCGACAACGCCGCACGCGTCATCGACGACCTCGACGTGCCCGAGGACGTGACGATCCTCATCGAATCCGACGCGGGCAGCGGGACGAAACTGGGCGGCGAGTTCGAACACCTCGCGGGGATTATCGATCGCACCGCAACCGACATCGGCGTGTGCATCGACACCGCCCACACCCTCGTCGCCGGGAACGATCTCACGACGCCCGAAGCGGTCGACGAGACCGTCACCCGATTCGACGACGTAGTCGGCCTCGAGTACCTCGAGTACATCCACCTCAACGACTCGAAACACGACGTCGGCACGAACAAGGACGAACACGCCCACATCGGCGAGGGCTACATCGGCGAAGACGGCATGCGTGCGATCGTGAATCACCCGGATCTGCGAGATTTGCCGTTCGCACTTGAGACGCCGACAGAGGACGGTCGCGGGTTCGCGTGGAACATCGAGAAGGTCAAAGAACTTCGCGACGAAGAGTAGTTTGCGACCGCGGCTTCACACCGGATCTGTGGTGGAGGTCGGGATCGTGGAATCGACCCGTTTTTACACGGTACGACCGAAACGGCGCCCGTGCGAGAGTTCTCCGAATCCTATCTCAGCCGAACCCGCGAGGGGATGTGGGACGACTCCCGGAGGGCCCTCGAGCCGCTGGCACTCGGTTCTCGAGACCGTATTCTGGACGTCGGCTGTGGGACCGGTGAATTGAGTCGCGTCCTTACCGCCGACTCCCCGGGCGAGGTGATCGGCTGCGACGTCGATCGCGATCTTCTCTCGGCCGCGAGTCAGTACGTCCCCGTGGTGGCCGGCGACGCATTCCGGCTCCCGTTTCCCGACGACTCGTTCGATCTCGTCGTCTGTCAGGCGTTGTTGATCAACCTGCCCGAGCCCGCGGCCGCACTATCCGAGTTCGCCCGCGTCTCGAGCGATCTCGTCGCAGCTATCGAACCCGACAACGCCGCGGTCGAGATCGATTCAAGCGTGGATGCGGAAGGGCGCCTCGAGCGTCGAGCGCGCCGGGCCTACCTCGACGGTGTACACACGGACGTCGCACTCGGTGCCGATGCCCGAAGCGCCTTCGAAGCGGCGGATCTCGATGTACTCACGACACGTCGGTACGATCATGTCCGAACGGTCGAACCGCCATACAGTGAGACGGCGGTAGTCGCAGCCCGCCGCAAGGCGACCGGAGCGGGGTTGGCCGACGACCGCGAAACGATGCTTTCGGGAGCGTTGACCGAGACGGAATACGACGACCTCCGCGGTTCGTGGCGAAAGATGGGACGCACTGTCATCGAGCAGATGGAAACACAGGAGTATCACCGCAAAGAGGCGGTTCCGTTCTTCGTCACCGTTGGACAGATTGCCCAGTCCGGATGACACGAATGGTCGAGCATGAGAAGACGAGCGGATCGCCACCCGCACGACGAGTGGACGCCTGGAAGCAACGCGTCACCACGGTAGGAGCGCTCGGATCACGCTCCCCACCAATCCGCCGACGATGCCGTCGACGGCTGTCAGGAGCGAGAAGGCGATCACGATCAGGATTGCGCTCGATAATCCGAGTCCCGATAGCATCGGACTGATCGGGCCGACTGACGCGAGGACGAAAAGCGGTGGCTCGTTGTACAGACCGATAAGGGTGCCGAGAAACGCCGTTACCGTTCCCGCGACGCCGCCGACGAACGCGCTTGCGATCACCGCGTGGACGAGACCAGACGCGACCCGTCCGACGGCATACGCGGCGAGGAAACCGGCAACGATTCCGCCGCCGATACGAGTAAGCAGCGGAACCATCAACGCATTGAGATTGACAACGATCCCGACCACGGTGGCCCCGAGGACGATTTGCGTGTCGATCCCGCCGAGCAGTAACCTGCTCGCTTCGGAGTCGGGCGACTCGTAGTTACTCATAGTCCCTCGGTCGGCCATCAAACGGAAAGATCGCGGTTTCGGGTCGGGTCTGTGTCACTGCGGGACATGCTCCGTCATCGTCTCGTTCGTTTCCCGTTCGAGATCCGTCGTACCGTCGACAGCTTCCTCGAGGGATTTACTCGCATCGACCATTGATTCGACATAATCACGGATATCGTCGCTCACGGTCACTTTGGAGACGAGTTTGTACTCGCGTTCGACTGCGACGATCGGAGCGGCGTCGAATACGGTGGATTCTGCACGTCCGCTGTTCGTCCCTTCACCGATCGAATCCTTTGGCGACGCGACGAACGGGCGAGGTCGGATCACGAATCAGCTTCCGCCACCGATAGCGTTCGTGGCGCGGTCACTCATCGAGTCCTCGTTGCGAGATTGCTTCGACACCAGTACGAAGGTGCGAACGCGTTTTGGTGGCGATACGTCCGAGGGTCCCACGCATTCGAGCGAGTGCGGTATCGACGGTACTCGGTTCCGACACAGCATCCTCGACGACAGCAGCATCCGGTTTCCACGCGATACAGAGGTTTCCACCGATAATTCCGAACAGCATCCCGAAAAACAACCCACCGAGCGAACCGAACAGCGAGAGTATCGACAGCACGACGCCGACGACACCGATCTCGTGGGAGTACTGCGGTTTATACAGTGCGGACATACCCGAGAGGAAGGCGAACACACCGAGCATGGTTCCGAGGGCGAGAACGCCAGTCACCTGACCGCTGACGGAGAGGAAGTCGGGCAGGGCCTGTGCTGGGACCCAGGTGATGAGGAAACCGCCCAGACAGAGCAAGAGACCGCCCAGGAGCGGGCGCTGCGTCCGCCAGTCGGCAAATCGATTCCATCGGCCTTCTATCAACTTGGCGATCCGGTTCGACTGACTATCGCACTGGTCGGTGGGGCTTTTTGTGTCGTCTCGACTGTCTTGAGGGGGCATCTGTGGTCACTTCGAATTGTACTCCACGTCGACGTTGAGGCCGGGGAGGCTGATCTCGTTCGAGGCGAGGTACACCATATCGATCGTGACGTCTTCCTGTACCATTCCGGGACTTCCCCCGTGGATGTCGGTTATATAGCCGTCTTCGGGATCGACGTTCTCACCGGCCGCCTGCTGGAACTGCCGTTCCGGATTGTCGCTGGCCTGTGTTTTGATGACCTGTCCGTTGAACGTCGCTTCTTTCGCTTCTAGTCCAGTGAGTTTGATGTACTGCTGATCAGCTTCGACCGTCTCCTCGGCAGTGAACGAGATTTGCATCGTCCCGTCCATCATCGGTATGTTTTGCTTTCTCGTCAGTTCCAGCCCATCGATTTCGACATCGCGCTGCTCGGCGACAACCACCGGTGTCGATCCTGCGTCGTTCTCTCCGGAACTCGGGTAGAGAAGAAACTCGTCGGATCTGATCTCGTCGGCTGTGACCGTAAACCCGTTACCGCTTGCCAGCGGTGCAGCGTAGGCAGTCCCCGACGACAAGATAACGAGGCCGACCGCCGCGACTACCAGAAACGATACCCCTGTCCCGACCACGAGCCGCTTCGTATCGTACATGCT
This window harbors:
- a CDS encoding DUF6230 family protein, with amino-acid sequence MYDTKRLVVGTGVSFLVVAAVGLVILSSGTAYAAPLASGNGFTVTADEIRSDEFLLYPSSGENDAGSTPVVVAEQRDVEIDGLELTRKQNIPMMDGTMQISFTAEETVEADQQYIKLTGLEAKEATFNGQVIKTQASDNPERQFQQAAGENVDPEDGYITDIHGGSPGMVQEDVTIDMVYLASNEISLPGLNVDVEYNSK
- a CDS encoding deoxyribonuclease IV; its protein translation is MKVGAHVSISGSRVSSDEETPPYDDVRNAVPRQLAFGGNCGQIFTTSPQVWQQPEISDEAADGFRAESDERLEGPWVIHSSYLVNLCTPKDDLRRKSMESMQAELDAADKLGIPYVNVHLGAHTGAGVEGGLDNAARVIDDLDVPEDVTILIESDAGSGTKLGGEFEHLAGIIDRTATDIGVCIDTAHTLVAGNDLTTPEAVDETVTRFDDVVGLEYLEYIHLNDSKHDVGTNKDEHAHIGEGYIGEDGMRAIVNHPDLRDLPFALETPTEDGRGFAWNIEKVKELRDEE
- a CDS encoding universal stress protein; translated protein: MSRHVLVAVDDSTQSTAALEFACTEYSDATITALNVLDPGDFYAVGGMEGTAMANYDEIQGHHEERAEEILDEAREQAAEYGLEIDTDHVIGSVSRSIVEYAEEQGVDHIVIGSHGRTGASRILLGSVAETVARRSPVPVTIVR
- a CDS encoding class I SAM-dependent methyltransferase, yielding MREFSESYLSRTREGMWDDSRRALEPLALGSRDRILDVGCGTGELSRVLTADSPGEVIGCDVDRDLLSAASQYVPVVAGDAFRLPFPDDSFDLVVCQALLINLPEPAAALSEFARVSSDLVAAIEPDNAAVEIDSSVDAEGRLERRARRAYLDGVHTDVALGADARSAFEAADLDVLTTRRYDHVRTVEPPYSETAVVAARRKATGAGLADDRETMLSGALTETEYDDLRGSWRKMGRTVIEQMETQEYHRKEAVPFFVTVGQIAQSG
- a CDS encoding serine/threonine-protein kinase RIO2, producing MVRNVAGLLPELEAEDFYLLSGVEQGMRFSEWVQREKLPKFASLSEEEVDYRLERCLKRGLIEKKTIQYEGYTLQFEGYDTLALRALVEQDTISEFGSPLGVGKESDVYEVRSYKPLALKYHREGYTNFREVHKERDYTADNEHVSWMYTARKAAEREHGILEDLYPDVAVPQPIGQNRHAIVMEKMDGVELSRTRLEDEQVLGVLDLLLSEISRAYEHGYVHADMSEYNVFVNEEGVTIFDWPQAVPTDHENADEFLQRDLTNVVGYFRRKHPQYVSDDLESSDLADSITANSFETLADFV
- a CDS encoding DUF6114 domain-containing protein, with product MPPQDSRDDTKSPTDQCDSQSNRIAKLIEGRWNRFADWRTQRPLLGGLLLCLGGFLITWVPAQALPDFLSVSGQVTGVLALGTMLGVFAFLSGMSALYKPQYSHEIGVVGVVLSILSLFGSLGGLFFGMLFGIIGGNLCIAWKPDAAVVEDAVSEPSTVDTALARMRGTLGRIATKTRSHLRTGVEAISQRGLDE
- the glmS gene encoding methylaspartate mutase subunit S, whose translation is MTKTVILGVIGSDAHVVGITILEQALEAAGFDVVNLGVQSSQEEFVEAASANDAEAVLVSSLYGHAKQDCEGFHQRIAEADLDVTTYIGGNLAVGQDDFTETRSFFRRMGFDRVFDSETDPEEAIEALKADLDMRSTEQEGQTVSV
- a CDS encoding lipoate--protein ligase family protein — its product is MTALADRDWRLIRDVPRDGATQMAIEEVAAQTAIEDDLRTVRVYSWKPSTLSLGYRQDPETVDWEFCEREGIGVTRRQTGGGGIYHDRHADISYTIVAPADEVPGNLMDCYELFCEPILDAFARMGVDAGFASAERNAIYHPSCYLRDINPAHDIVAPVDGGAKAKKISGNAQYRQRDVVIQHGSISYDLEARKHIGVFDAALDDSTFTDRVTSIRDEVGIDRDEAVDSVACALQEWCDADESTWREAEIEAARDLADQKFATDGWVRDREVLEAGDR
- a CDS encoding phosphoribosyltransferase family protein — encoded protein: MNRAEKAALQLRAVDVLRMLKETRTYDELAETTGLPAGDLNRYVNGHVLPGTDRALEVVEDLGREALAGELEARIRVDDEGYVDNSATVFDQPFLDLAAPVVATGFDFERPDVVLTAATDGITLAAALASYYGVRCAYAKKRKETAVEEFIEARQRLESGIELTYYLPASAIEPGETVLVVDDLIRSGETQELLLDIAHTAEADVGGVFALIAAGEDGIGRARERTDAPVGALTSV
- a CDS encoding 50S ribosomal protein L15e; the encoded protein is MARSFYSHIKDAWKDPDDGKLGELQWQRKQEWRKQGAIERIDRPTRLDKARELGYKAKQGIVVTRVSVRKGTARKERFTAGRRSKRQGVNRIGRRKNIQRIGEERVSRKYPNLRVLNSYWVGEDGSQKWFEAILVDPNHPAIQNDDDLNWICDDVHQNRAFRGLTNAGTANRGLNNRGKGAEKVRPSNTGGQGRAK